One segment of Bacteroides caecimuris DNA contains the following:
- a CDS encoding DUF5035 family protein, with translation MKKRVLLLLPLFLGACSNSGESPVIKIEKLHVKVESDGDSAKEEDYANKMDELPALKVGDEVKALLLLDGNGAELKTFTLQNDEEVKAKPKFLTESEISTEGNLTDESKGQYRFKDGVRQTKVEVEATVIHVNEDGEVKLSFYLSSKAECEGAQEEIGLKTKVDDEKEE, from the coding sequence ATGAAAAAGAGAGTATTATTGTTGCTACCATTGTTTTTAGGCGCTTGTTCCAATAGTGGGGAAAGTCCTGTGATAAAGATCGAAAAGCTACATGTGAAGGTTGAATCGGATGGCGATAGTGCAAAAGAAGAAGACTATGCCAATAAAATGGATGAGTTGCCGGCTCTGAAAGTGGGAGACGAGGTAAAGGCTCTTTTACTTTTGGATGGAAATGGTGCCGAATTGAAAACTTTTACACTTCAGAATGATGAAGAAGTAAAAGCTAAACCCAAATTTTTGACGGAATCGGAAATCTCTACAGAAGGTAATTTGACTGATGAAAGTAAAGGGCAATATCGTTTTAAGGACGGAGTAAGGCAAACCAAAGTAGAGGTGGAGGCTACTGTTATTCATGTCAATGAAGATGGTGAAGTTAAGTTATCTTTTTATCTTTCTTCGAAGGCTGAATGTGAAGGAGCACAAGAAGAAATCGGCTTAAAAACAAAGGTCGATGATGAAAAAGAAGAATAA
- a CDS encoding HAD family hydrolase, with product MKKKLKAVLFDMDGVLFNSMPYHSEAWHKVMKSHGLTLSREEAYMHEGRTGAATINIVFQRELGREATQEEIESIYQEKSVLFNSYAEAERMPGAWELLQKIKSEGLVPMVVTGSGQLSLLERLEHNFPGMFKKELMVTAFDVKYGKPHPEPYLMALKKGGLNADEAVVIENAPLGVEAGHKAGIFTIAVNTGPLDPQVLLDAGADLLFPSMQALSEAWDTLNI from the coding sequence ATGAAAAAGAAACTGAAAGCCGTCTTGTTCGATATGGACGGTGTACTTTTCAACTCTATGCCCTACCACTCCGAAGCCTGGCATAAAGTAATGAAATCTCACGGGCTCACCCTCAGCCGCGAAGAAGCGTATATGCACGAAGGACGGACGGGAGCTGCTACTATCAACATCGTATTCCAACGTGAACTAGGCAGGGAAGCTACCCAGGAAGAGATAGAAAGTATCTATCAGGAGAAAAGTGTCCTGTTCAATTCGTATGCGGAAGCGGAACGTATGCCCGGTGCATGGGAGTTATTACAAAAAATAAAGAGTGAAGGACTGGTTCCTATGGTAGTGACCGGTTCGGGGCAGTTATCGCTGCTCGAGCGATTGGAGCACAACTTTCCGGGCATGTTCAAAAAAGAATTGATGGTTACGGCTTTCGATGTAAAATACGGAAAGCCACACCCGGAACCTTATCTAATGGCACTTAAAAAAGGCGGATTGAACGCAGACGAAGCCGTTGTCATAGAAAACGCTCCGTTGGGAGTGGAAGCCGGACACAAAGCGGGCATCTTCACGATTGCTGTAAACACAGGACCGCTGGACCCACAGGTTTTACTGGATGCAGGAGCTGATTTATTGTTCCCTTCCATGCAAGCACTTAGTGAAGCATGGGACACCCTGAACATATAA
- the lysS gene encoding lysine--tRNA ligase, with product MNILELSEQEIIRRNSLNELRAMGIDPYPAAEYVTNAFSTDIKAEFKDDEEPRQVSVAGRIMSRRVMGKASFIELQDSKGRIQVYITRDDICPGEDKELYNAVFKRLLDLGDFIGIEGFVFRTQMGEISIHAKKLTVLAKSIKPLPIVKYKDGVAYDSFEDPELRYRQRYVDLVVNDGIKETFLKRATVVKTLRNALDEAGYTEVETPILQSIAGGASARPFITHHNSLDIDLYLRIATELYLKRLIVGGFEGVYEIGKNFRNEGMDKTHNPEFTCMELYVQYKDYNWMMNFTEKLLERICIAVNGCTESVVDGKTISFKAPYRRLPILDAIKEKTGYDLNGKSEEEIRQVCKELKMEEIDETMGKGKLIDEIFGEFCEGTYIQPTFITDYPVEMSPLTKMHRSKPGLTERFELMVNGKELANAYSELNDPIDQEERFKEQMRLADKGDDEAMIIDQDFLRALQYGMPPTSGIGIGIDRLVMLMTGQTTIQEVLFFPQMRPEKVVKKDAAAKYMELGITEDWVPVIQKAGYNTVADMKDVNPQKLHQDICGINKKYKLALTNPSVNDVTDWIQKIK from the coding sequence ATGAATATATTAGAACTAAGTGAACAGGAAATTATTCGACGTAACAGTCTGAATGAGCTTCGTGCAATGGGTATTGATCCGTACCCTGCAGCAGAGTATGTAACCAATGCTTTCTCTACAGATATTAAAGCTGAATTTAAAGACGACGAAGAGCCACGCCAGGTTTCCGTAGCCGGTCGTATCATGAGCCGCCGCGTAATGGGTAAAGCTTCTTTCATTGAATTACAGGACTCCAAAGGTCGCATCCAGGTGTACATTACCCGTGACGACATCTGTCCGGGAGAAGACAAGGAACTATACAACGCTGTATTCAAACGCCTGCTCGACTTAGGTGACTTTATCGGTATCGAAGGTTTCGTGTTCCGCACACAAATGGGTGAAATCAGTATCCATGCAAAGAAACTGACTGTACTTGCTAAGTCTATCAAACCGTTGCCTATCGTTAAGTACAAAGACGGAGTAGCTTACGACTCTTTTGAAGATCCCGAACTCCGTTATCGCCAACGCTATGTCGACTTGGTAGTAAACGACGGCATCAAAGAAACATTCCTGAAACGTGCCACCGTAGTGAAAACACTGCGCAACGCTCTTGATGAAGCCGGATATACAGAAGTGGAAACTCCTATCCTGCAATCTATTGCCGGTGGAGCAAGCGCACGCCCGTTCATCACTCACCATAACTCACTGGATATAGACCTTTACCTGCGCATCGCAACGGAACTTTATCTGAAACGACTGATTGTAGGTGGTTTTGAAGGTGTATATGAAATCGGTAAGAACTTCCGTAACGAGGGCATGGATAAAACTCACAATCCGGAATTTACCTGTATGGAACTTTATGTTCAATACAAGGACTATAATTGGATGATGAACTTTACCGAGAAGTTACTGGAACGTATCTGTATCGCTGTGAACGGCTGTACGGAAAGCGTTGTTGACGGAAAGACTATCAGCTTCAAAGCTCCTTACCGCCGTCTGCCTATCCTCGATGCTATCAAGGAAAAGACCGGTTACGATCTGAACGGCAAGAGCGAAGAAGAAATCCGCCAAGTCTGCAAGGAACTGAAAATGGAAGAAATCGACGAAACAATGGGTAAAGGCAAGCTGATTGATGAAATCTTCGGCGAATTCTGCGAAGGTACTTATATCCAGCCGACTTTCATCACCGATTATCCGGTTGAAATGTCTCCGCTGACCAAGATGCATCGTTCTAAACCGGGACTGACCGAACGTTTCGAATTGATGGTAAACGGCAAGGAACTTGCCAACGCCTACTCGGAATTGAACGACCCGATCGACCAGGAAGAACGTTTTAAAGAGCAAATGCGTTTGGCCGACAAGGGAGACGACGAAGCGATGATTATCGACCAGGACTTCCTGCGTGCTTTACAATATGGTATGCCTCCTACATCGGGTATCGGTATCGGCATCGACCGTCTGGTTATGTTAATGACCGGCCAGACTACCATTCAGGAAGTATTATTCTTCCCGCAAATGCGCCCGGAAAAGGTAGTGAAGAAAGACGCTGCCGCTAAATATATGGAACTGGGAATCACAGAAGATTGGGTTCCGGTGATCCAAAAAGCCGGTTACAACACTGTAGCTGACATGAAAGATGTCAATCCACAGAAGTTGCACCAGGACATCTGCGGTATCAACAAGAAATATAAATTAGCACTGACCAACCCGTCGGTAAACGACGTAACTGATTGGATACAGAAAATTAAATAA
- a CDS encoding NAD(P)H-dependent glycerol-3-phosphate dehydrogenase — protein sequence MKLPGKIAIMGGGSWATAIAKMCLAQEDSINWYMRRDDRIADFKRLGHNPAYLTGVKFDTKRICFSSNINDVVKESDTLIFVTPSPYLKVHLKKLKTKIKDKFIITAIKGIVPDDNVIVSEYFTKEYGVPPENIAVLAGPCHAEEVALERLSYLTIACPDKDKARIFARRLGSSFIKTSVSDDVSGIEYSSVLKNVYAIAAGICSGLKYGDNFQAVLISNAIQEMNRFLNTVHPLNRNVDESVYLGDLLVTGYSNFSRNRTFGSMIGKGYSVKSAQIEMEMIAEGYYGTKCIKEINKHHHVNMPILDAVYNILYERISPMIEIKLLTDSFR from the coding sequence ATGAAATTACCCGGTAAGATAGCGATAATGGGCGGTGGAAGTTGGGCCACAGCTATTGCAAAGATGTGTCTGGCTCAAGAAGACTCTATCAATTGGTATATGCGACGCGACGACCGCATCGCCGATTTCAAGAGATTGGGGCACAATCCGGCTTATCTGACAGGAGTAAAATTCGATACAAAGCGTATCTGTTTCAGTTCCAACATCAACGATGTTGTGAAAGAATCAGATACGCTGATTTTCGTCACTCCTTCCCCTTATCTGAAAGTTCACTTGAAAAAGCTGAAAACCAAGATAAAGGATAAGTTCATCATCACCGCTATCAAAGGAATCGTACCCGATGACAACGTTATCGTATCAGAATACTTCACCAAGGAATACGGTGTTCCTCCCGAAAACATAGCTGTACTGGCAGGTCCCTGCCATGCAGAAGAAGTAGCCTTGGAACGCCTCTCTTATCTGACCATTGCCTGCCCGGACAAAGACAAAGCACGCATCTTTGCACGCCGTCTGGGAAGCAGTTTTATCAAAACATCTGTTAGTGACGACGTATCAGGTATCGAATATAGTTCGGTACTCAAAAACGTGTATGCTATCGCTGCCGGCATTTGCAGCGGACTGAAATACGGTGACAACTTCCAAGCCGTACTGATTTCCAACGCTATCCAGGAGATGAACCGTTTCCTGAATACGGTGCACCCGTTGAACAGAAACGTAGACGAATCTGTTTATCTCGGAGACTTGCTGGTGACGGGATACTCCAACTTCAGCCGCAACCGGACATTCGGTTCGATGATAGGCAAGGGATATTCCGTAAAGAGCGCACAGATTGAAATGGAAATGATTGCCGAAGGTTACTACGGTACGAAATGTATCAAGGAAATCAACAAGCATCATCATGTCAATATGCCGATACTGGACGCTGTATACAATATCTTGTACGAACGCATCTCGCCTATGATTGAGATTAAATTACTAACTGATTCTTTTAGATAA
- a CDS encoding tellurite resistance TerB family protein — protein MGLFDKIFQTASEETKLTQQEAFAGIALAMAGADGSIAESEWNGIVNYIRRLKIYDNFSGPAFDKLFDKLFKILKKDGPSALVNASAAELSDDLKLTAFACAVDIALADGVIEEEEKDIINQLAEVLGVPEKTAISIIEVMIIKNKA, from the coding sequence ATGGGACTTTTTGATAAAATCTTTCAAACTGCATCAGAAGAAACGAAATTAACACAACAAGAGGCTTTTGCAGGAATTGCACTTGCTATGGCAGGAGCAGATGGTTCTATTGCTGAATCTGAATGGAATGGAATTGTTAATTATATTCGTCGATTGAAAATATACGATAACTTTTCCGGGCCTGCTTTTGACAAGTTGTTCGATAAACTTTTTAAGATATTGAAGAAAGACGGTCCGAGTGCATTGGTCAATGCTTCGGCAGCCGAATTATCGGATGATTTGAAACTTACCGCTTTTGCTTGTGCGGTAGATATTGCATTGGCAGACGGAGTGATCGAAGAAGAAGAAAAAGACATCATCAATCAGTTGGCGGAAGTTCTTGGGGTTCCTGAAAAGACTGCCATATCTATTATTGAGGTGATGATAATCAAGAATAAAGCATAG
- a CDS encoding glucose-6-phosphate isomerase has translation MISLNIEKTFGFISKEKVSAYDAEVKAAQEMLEKGTGKGNDFLGWLHLPSFISKEHLAELNATAKVLRDNCEVVIIAGIGGSYLGARAVIEALSNSFTWLQDKKTAPVMIYAGHNISEDYLYELTEYLKDKKFGVINISKSGTTTETALAFRLLKKQCEDQRGKETAKQVIVAVTDAKKGAARVTADKEGYKTFIIPDNVGGRFSVLTPVGLLPIAVAGFDIEQLVAGAADMEKACGADVPFAENPAAIYAATRNELYRSGKKIEILVNFCPKLHYVSEWWKQLYGESEGKDNKGIFPASVDFSTDLHSMGQWIQEGERSIFETVISLDKVDHKLEVPFDEANLDGLNFLAGKRVDEVNKMAELGTQLAHVDGGVPNMRIVLPSLNEYNIGGLLYFFEKACGISGYLLGVNPFNQPGVEAYKKNMFALLDKPGYEEESKAIRAKL, from the coding sequence ATGATTAGCTTGAACATTGAAAAAACTTTTGGATTTATCTCCAAAGAAAAGGTTTCTGCCTACGATGCAGAGGTAAAAGCCGCACAGGAAATGCTGGAAAAAGGAACCGGAAAAGGCAACGACTTCTTAGGTTGGCTACACTTGCCGTCTTTTATCAGCAAAGAACATTTGGCTGAATTGAACGCTACTGCAAAAGTTTTGAGAGACAACTGCGAAGTAGTAATCATTGCCGGTATCGGTGGTAGCTACCTAGGTGCCCGTGCTGTAATCGAGGCTTTGTCTAACAGCTTCACTTGGTTGCAGGACAAGAAAACGGCTCCTGTCATGATTTATGCCGGACACAACATCAGCGAAGATTATCTGTATGAACTCACCGAATATCTGAAAGACAAGAAGTTCGGTGTTATCAATATCTCCAAATCAGGAACGACAACCGAAACTGCGCTTGCGTTCCGTCTGTTGAAAAAACAATGCGAAGACCAACGTGGCAAGGAAACTGCCAAACAGGTTATCGTAGCCGTTACAGATGCTAAAAAAGGTGCTGCACGTGTTACTGCCGACAAGGAAGGATACAAAACATTCATCATCCCCGATAACGTAGGCGGACGCTTCTCTGTTCTGACTCCGGTTGGTTTGCTGCCAATTGCTGTTGCCGGATTCGACATTGAGCAACTGGTTGCCGGTGCTGCTGACATGGAAAAGGCATGTGGCGCAGACGTTCCGTTTGCCGAAAACCCTGCTGCTATCTACGCTGCTACCCGTAACGAACTGTACAGAAGCGGAAAGAAAATCGAAATCCTCGTCAACTTCTGCCCGAAACTGCATTATGTAAGCGAATGGTGGAAACAGCTATACGGAGAATCAGAAGGTAAGGACAACAAGGGTATTTTCCCCGCATCAGTAGACTTCTCTACTGACCTTCACTCTATGGGACAATGGATTCAAGAAGGTGAACGCTCTATCTTCGAAACTGTTATCTCACTGGATAAGGTAGACCATAAACTGGAAGTTCCTTTTGACGAAGCAAACCTGGACGGCCTGAATTTCTTAGCCGGCAAACGTGTGGACGAAGTGAACAAGATGGCGGAACTCGGTACTCAGTTGGCTCACGTAGACGGTGGCGTACCTAATATGCGTATTGTTCTTCCTTCATTGAACGAATACAATATCGGCGGTTTGCTGTATTTCTTTGAGAAGGCTTGCGGCATCAGCGGTTATCTGCTGGGCGTGAATCCGTTCAACCAACCAGGTGTAGAAGCATACAAGAAAAATATGTTTGCCTTGCTTGACAAACCGGGCTATGAAGAAGAGTCTAAAGCGATTCGCGCTAAATTGTAA
- a CDS encoding ABC transporter substrate-binding protein, which produces MKSPALTITLLCLLLWASCITRNKTSLEAFNQDVYTPEYASGFKILGTENTASTLIQITNPWQGANDVTMSYFVARNGEQAPAGFNGPVIPAGAKQIVCMSSSYIAMLDALGEISRIVGVSGIDYIANPYILAHKDSIKDMGPEMNYELLIGLKPDVVLLYGIGDAQTAVTDKLKELSIPYLYMGEYLEESPLGKAEWMIVLSELTDKREKGIEIFREIPQRYHALKALTDSVSQRPTVMFNTPWNDSWVMPSTQSYMAQLVADAGAEYIYKENNSNSSTPIGLETAYGLIQKADYWINVGSATTLDELKAVNPKFADAKAVNEKTVYNNNLRLTPTGGNDYWESAVVRPDVVLRDLIHIFHPELVSDSPYYYRHLE; this is translated from the coding sequence GTGAAATCTCCCGCGCTGACTATCACGTTACTTTGCCTGCTCCTTTGGGCAAGCTGTATTACCCGTAATAAGACATCTCTGGAAGCATTCAACCAAGATGTATATACCCCTGAATACGCTTCGGGATTTAAAATTCTAGGTACCGAGAACACCGCCAGCACACTTATACAGATTACCAACCCGTGGCAAGGCGCCAACGATGTAACAATGTCCTATTTTGTTGCACGCAACGGCGAGCAAGCGCCTGCCGGATTCAATGGTCCCGTTATCCCTGCCGGAGCCAAACAGATTGTATGTATGTCTTCTTCCTACATTGCCATGCTTGACGCATTGGGAGAAATTAGCCGGATCGTCGGAGTTTCGGGTATCGATTATATCGCCAATCCCTACATCCTTGCCCACAAAGATTCAATCAAGGATATGGGTCCTGAAATGAACTACGAACTGTTGATTGGATTAAAACCCGACGTAGTTTTGCTTTATGGCATAGGTGACGCCCAAACCGCTGTAACGGACAAGTTAAAAGAACTTTCCATACCTTATCTATATATGGGAGAATACTTGGAAGAATCACCGCTCGGCAAAGCTGAATGGATGATTGTTCTTTCCGAACTGACAGACAAACGGGAAAAGGGAATAGAAATATTCCGGGAAATCCCCCAACGTTATCATGCACTGAAAGCCCTCACAGATTCCGTCAGCCAGCGCCCTACCGTAATGTTCAACACTCCGTGGAACGATAGTTGGGTAATGCCTTCTACCCAAAGCTACATGGCACAGTTGGTTGCAGACGCAGGTGCAGAGTATATTTATAAAGAAAACAATTCCAACAGTTCAACCCCTATCGGACTGGAAACGGCCTATGGCCTGATACAAAAAGCCGATTACTGGATTAATGTCGGTTCGGCGACTACGCTTGATGAGCTGAAAGCTGTGAACCCCAAATTCGCAGATGCTAAAGCCGTGAACGAAAAGACTGTTTATAATAATAACTTACGGTTGACACCGACAGGCGGAAACGATTATTGGGAATCGGCAGTTGTCCGTCCCGATGTAGTGTTGCGTGATCTGATTCATATTTTCCATCCGGAGCTCGTTTCCGATTCACCTTATTATTATAGACACCTGGAATGA
- a CDS encoding FecCD family ABC transporter permease — protein MKQSRRHTTLLFIALGIVAILLLLVDMATGDTFIPISKIWTVLTGGECDETTRNIILSIRFTRVIVAALIGVALSVSGLQMQTVFQNPLADPYLLGVSSGAGLGVALFILGAPLLGWTDFPFLQSIGIVGSGWIGTSAILLGVAIISRKVKNILGVLIMGVMIGYVAGAIIQILQYLSSAEQLKMFTLWSLGSLSHITTGQLTIMIPVICIGLLLSIACIKSLNLLLLGENYARTMGMNIKRSRTLIFISTALLTGTVTAFCGPVGFIGLAIPHITRILFDNADHRILMPGTMLTGLIGMLICDIIAKKFLLPVNCITALLGVPVILWVIGKNLRIFK, from the coding sequence ATGAAACAATCCCGCAGACACACCACTCTATTATTCATCGCATTAGGAATAGTTGCCATTTTATTACTATTAGTAGATATGGCAACGGGAGATACTTTCATCCCTATATCAAAGATATGGACAGTACTCACCGGGGGGGAATGTGACGAAACCACCCGCAATATAATTCTCTCCATCCGCTTTACCCGTGTCATAGTGGCTGCATTGATAGGTGTAGCGCTTTCAGTAAGCGGTCTGCAAATGCAGACAGTTTTCCAGAATCCGCTGGCAGATCCTTACCTGTTGGGAGTAAGCTCCGGGGCAGGTCTTGGAGTAGCATTGTTTATACTAGGCGCCCCGCTTCTCGGTTGGACAGATTTTCCCTTTCTGCAATCAATCGGTATTGTAGGTTCGGGGTGGATAGGGACTTCCGCCATACTACTGGGAGTAGCCATCATCAGTCGCAAAGTAAAGAATATATTAGGTGTACTGATTATGGGAGTCATGATAGGTTACGTGGCAGGAGCTATCATCCAGATATTACAATACCTAAGTTCTGCAGAACAACTGAAAATGTTCACACTCTGGTCTTTGGGCTCGCTTAGTCACATCACGACAGGGCAATTAACGATTATGATACCAGTAATATGCATAGGGTTGCTGCTATCCATCGCCTGTATCAAATCACTGAATCTGTTGTTGCTTGGTGAAAATTATGCACGCACTATGGGAATGAACATCAAGCGTTCAAGAACGCTTATTTTTATATCTACAGCGTTACTGACAGGAACGGTCACAGCCTTTTGCGGTCCGGTAGGATTCATCGGGCTGGCTATCCCACATATCACACGGATTCTGTTTGACAACGCCGATCACCGGATATTGATGCCGGGTACGATGCTGACAGGGTTGATCGGGATGTTGATTTGTGACATCATAGCCAAGAAGTTTCTGTTGCCGGTGAATTGCATCACTGCGCTATTGGGGGTTCCGGTTATTTTATGGGTAATAGGTAAAAACTTGCGTATATTCAAATGA
- a CDS encoding ABC transporter ATP-binding protein has product MIQLKDLTLGYEQRILLEKVSTHITGGQLVALLGRNGTGKSTLLRAIMGLETPKNGEIILHGKNIASLKPEKLARKISFVTTDKVRIANLRCKDVVALGRAPYTNWIGQLQAEDEKRVVTAMQLVGMSGYAEKTMDKMSDGECQRIMIARALAQDTPIILLDEPTAFLDLPNRYELCLLLKRLTQTEGKCILFSTHDLDIALSLCDTIMLIDNPQLYSLPTNEMITSGHIERLFQNEMVTFDAKTIKIRIKQIFS; this is encoded by the coding sequence ATGATTCAACTGAAAGATCTGACATTAGGATACGAACAACGTATATTGCTGGAGAAAGTTTCCACCCATATCACGGGCGGGCAGCTTGTTGCACTGCTCGGACGAAATGGTACAGGAAAAAGCACGCTTCTCCGTGCCATTATGGGACTGGAAACACCTAAAAACGGAGAAATCATCTTGCATGGGAAAAACATCGCTTCACTGAAGCCGGAGAAATTAGCCCGGAAGATTAGTTTTGTAACCACCGACAAAGTACGCATCGCCAACCTGCGTTGCAAAGATGTAGTCGCATTGGGACGTGCTCCTTATACCAACTGGATCGGACAGTTACAGGCGGAAGATGAGAAAAGAGTGGTTACTGCCATGCAGCTGGTAGGAATGTCCGGTTATGCAGAAAAGACAATGGATAAGATGTCCGACGGAGAATGCCAACGCATCATGATAGCACGCGCACTTGCACAAGATACGCCTATCATTCTTCTTGATGAGCCTACTGCTTTTCTAGATTTACCTAATCGCTACGAACTCTGTCTGCTACTGAAAAGACTCACACAAACGGAAGGAAAATGTATCCTGTTTTCTACACACGACCTAGACATCGCCCTGTCTCTCTGCGACACGATCATGCTGATTGACAACCCACAATTGTATAGTCTCCCCACAAATGAGATGATTACGAGCGGACATATAGAAAGACTATTTCAAAATGAAATGGTGACATTTGATGCCAAGACTATCAAAATAAGAATCAAACAAATATTCTCCTAA